The window GCAAAATCATTCGCAGCATTTTCCGAAGGCGGCCGGGTCTGGCCCACCGCGGAAGGCTTTGACGCGTCGCTCGATGTGAGCGGCTATTCCGTGAAAGGCTTTGCCGAAGCGGATGCGACGGAGCTGCGCCTTTCCGACGTCTTCAGGCATCTGCCGGTCGCGGTATTGAAAGCCAAATTCGTGGGAGCCGTGAGGCCGGCGAGAAAGCGTGTGCGCGCTTAGATGCATCGGAAGCGAAAGGCCGCCCGGGATCGACGGCCGGACGGCCTGGCGGATGTCGTGCCGACTTGAGGTCGGTTCCCTCCCCCGCGGACTAAATATTCCAAAGAATTTGTTACCGGCAGGTTTAGAGGAATGAGCTGCGAGCGGTTTTAGTGGTCTTGTTGCAGAGCAATAAAATCGTGCTGCATCAGCTGCGTTTGGTCAGCAACAGGTTTCCGCGATTCCTGATCGCGACTTGCGCGACTTCAGCAAAGCGTTGCAGCAGCCATGGCAGCGTGACTTCGAGCCGGACATGATCGTCGGCCACATCGAGATGGCCTGACGCCGCCTGCCCCAGCGCGCGGACGCGAAAGACCATGCGATCATCCTCCCATCGCTCCTCGTCGACCTTCAGCACCGGGATGCTGGACACGGCGCGGGTCAATCCCGCCTTCAATCGGC is drawn from Bradyrhizobium lablabi and contains these coding sequences:
- a CDS encoding polyhydroxyalkanoic acid system family protein is translated as MSAPLIVSIPHRLGREEATRRLKAGLTRAVSSIPVLKVDEERWEDDRMVFRVRALGQAASGHLDVADDHVRLEVTLPWLLQRFAEVAQVAIRNRGNLLLTKRS